From the genome of Arvicola amphibius chromosome 9, mArvAmp1.2, whole genome shotgun sequence, one region includes:
- the Taf8 gene encoding transcription initiation factor TFIID subunit 8 isoform X1 codes for MADAAAGPGGSGTRPGSKQSTNPADNYHLARRRTLQVVVSSLLTEAGFESAEKASVETLTEMLQSYISEIGRSAKSYCEHTARTQPTLSDIVVTLVEMGFNVDTLPAYAKRSQRMVITAPPVTNQPVTPKALTAGQNRPHPPHIPSHFPEFPDPHTYIKTPTYREPVSDYQVLREKAASQRRDVERALTRFMAKTGETQSLFKDDVSTFPLIAARPFTIPYLTALLPSELEIQQMEETDSSEQDEQTDTENIALHISTTPKLALAVGTVSLLMPLVLCSISAFAQRMAPELRRKTLLSCSRTPPCLAAGMGRRASSITRICAL; via the exons ATGGCCGACGCGGCGGCCGGGCCTGGTGGCTCTGGAACG AGACCAGGAAGTAAGCAGTCCACTAACCCTGCTGATAACTACCACCTGGCTCGGAGGAGGACTctgcaagtggttgtgagctcctTGCTGACTGAGGCAGGATTTGAGAGCGCCGAGAAAGCATCTGTGGAAACACTGACAGAGATGCTGCAGAGCT ACATCTCAGAAATCGGGAGGAGTGCCAAGTCTTACTGCGAGCACACAGCCAGGACTCAGCCCACACTGTCGGATATCGTGGTCACACTGGTTGAAATGG GGTTCAATGTGGACACTCTTCCTGCTTATGCAAAACGGTCTCAGAGGATGGTCATCACTGCAC CTCCGGTGACCAATCAGCCAGTGACACCCAAGGCCCTCACTGCAGGGCAAAACCGACCCCACCCACCACACATCCCCAGCCATTTTCCTGAGTTTCCGGATCCCCACACCTACATCAAAACTCCA ACATACCGTGAACCGGTGTCTGACTACCAGGTCCTTCGAGAGAAGGCTGCATCTCAGAGGCGAGACGTGGAGCGAGCCCTCACCCGGTTCATGGCCAAGACGGGCGAGACCCAGAGTCTTTTCAAGGATGACGTCAGCACTTTCCCCT TGATTGCTGCCAGACCTTTCACCATCCCCTACCTCACAGCCTTGCTTCCCTCTGAGCTGGAGATCCAGCAGATGGAAGAGACAGACTCCTCGGAACAGGatgagcagacagacacagagaacatcGCTCTTCATATCAGCACG ACACCAAAGCTGGCTCTGGCTGTGGGCACAGTCTCTCTCCTCATGCCGCTGGTGCTCTGCTCTATTTCGGCTTTTGCTCAAAGGATGGCCCCGGAGCTGAGAAGGAAAACGCTTCTGTCCTGCAGCAGAACTCCTCCTTGTCTGGCAGCCGGAATGGGGAGGAGAGCATCATCGATAACCCGTATCTGCGCCCTGTGA
- the Taf8 gene encoding transcription initiation factor TFIID subunit 8 isoform X2, which yields MADAAAGPGGSGTRPGSKQSTNPADNYHLARRRTLQVVVSSLLTEAGFESAEKASVETLTEMLQSYISEIGRSAKSYCEHTARTQPTLSDIVVTLVEMGFNVDTLPAYAKRSQRMVITAPPVTNQPVTPKALTAGQNRPHPPHIPSHFPEFPDPHTYIKTPTYREPVSDYQVLREKAASQRRDVERALTRFMAKTGETQSLFKDDVSTFPLIAARPFTIPYLTALLPSELEIQQMEETDSSEQDEQTDTENIALHISTDGPGAEKENASVLQQNSSLSGSRNGEESIIDNPYLRPVKKPKIRRKKSLS from the exons ATGGCCGACGCGGCGGCCGGGCCTGGTGGCTCTGGAACG AGACCAGGAAGTAAGCAGTCCACTAACCCTGCTGATAACTACCACCTGGCTCGGAGGAGGACTctgcaagtggttgtgagctcctTGCTGACTGAGGCAGGATTTGAGAGCGCCGAGAAAGCATCTGTGGAAACACTGACAGAGATGCTGCAGAGCT ACATCTCAGAAATCGGGAGGAGTGCCAAGTCTTACTGCGAGCACACAGCCAGGACTCAGCCCACACTGTCGGATATCGTGGTCACACTGGTTGAAATGG GGTTCAATGTGGACACTCTTCCTGCTTATGCAAAACGGTCTCAGAGGATGGTCATCACTGCAC CTCCGGTGACCAATCAGCCAGTGACACCCAAGGCCCTCACTGCAGGGCAAAACCGACCCCACCCACCACACATCCCCAGCCATTTTCCTGAGTTTCCGGATCCCCACACCTACATCAAAACTCCA ACATACCGTGAACCGGTGTCTGACTACCAGGTCCTTCGAGAGAAGGCTGCATCTCAGAGGCGAGACGTGGAGCGAGCCCTCACCCGGTTCATGGCCAAGACGGGCGAGACCCAGAGTCTTTTCAAGGATGACGTCAGCACTTTCCCCT TGATTGCTGCCAGACCTTTCACCATCCCCTACCTCACAGCCTTGCTTCCCTCTGAGCTGGAGATCCAGCAGATGGAAGAGACAGACTCCTCGGAACAGGatgagcagacagacacagagaacatcGCTCTTCATATCAGCACG GATGGCCCCGGAGCTGAGAAGGAAAACGCTTCTGTCCTGCAGCAGAACTCCTCCTTGTCTGGCAGCCGGAATGGGGAGGAGAGCATCATCGATAACCCGTATCTGCGCCCTGTGAAGAAACCCAAGATCCGCAGGAAGAA GTCCCTCTCGTGA
- the Taf8 gene encoding transcription initiation factor TFIID subunit 8 isoform X3 produces the protein MADAAAGPGGSGTRPGSKQSTNPADNYHLARRRTLQVVVSSLLTEAGFESAEKASVETLTEMLQSYISEIGRSAKSYCEHTARTQPTLSDIVVTLVEMGFNVDTLPAYAKRSQRMVITAPPVTNQPVTPKALTAGQNRPHPPHIPSHFPEFPDPHTYIKTPTYREPVSDYQVLREKAASQRRDVERALTRFMAKTGETQSLFKDDVSTFPLIAARPFTIPYLTALLPSELEIQQMEETDSSEQDEQTDTENIALHISTQNSSLSGSRNGEESIIDNPYLRPVKKPKIRRKKSLS, from the exons ATGGCCGACGCGGCGGCCGGGCCTGGTGGCTCTGGAACG AGACCAGGAAGTAAGCAGTCCACTAACCCTGCTGATAACTACCACCTGGCTCGGAGGAGGACTctgcaagtggttgtgagctcctTGCTGACTGAGGCAGGATTTGAGAGCGCCGAGAAAGCATCTGTGGAAACACTGACAGAGATGCTGCAGAGCT ACATCTCAGAAATCGGGAGGAGTGCCAAGTCTTACTGCGAGCACACAGCCAGGACTCAGCCCACACTGTCGGATATCGTGGTCACACTGGTTGAAATGG GGTTCAATGTGGACACTCTTCCTGCTTATGCAAAACGGTCTCAGAGGATGGTCATCACTGCAC CTCCGGTGACCAATCAGCCAGTGACACCCAAGGCCCTCACTGCAGGGCAAAACCGACCCCACCCACCACACATCCCCAGCCATTTTCCTGAGTTTCCGGATCCCCACACCTACATCAAAACTCCA ACATACCGTGAACCGGTGTCTGACTACCAGGTCCTTCGAGAGAAGGCTGCATCTCAGAGGCGAGACGTGGAGCGAGCCCTCACCCGGTTCATGGCCAAGACGGGCGAGACCCAGAGTCTTTTCAAGGATGACGTCAGCACTTTCCCCT TGATTGCTGCCAGACCTTTCACCATCCCCTACCTCACAGCCTTGCTTCCCTCTGAGCTGGAGATCCAGCAGATGGAAGAGACAGACTCCTCGGAACAGGatgagcagacagacacagagaacatcGCTCTTCATATCAGCACG CAGAACTCCTCCTTGTCTGGCAGCCGGAATGGGGAGGAGAGCATCATCGATAACCCGTATCTGCGCCCTGTGAAGAAACCCAAGATCCGCAGGAAGAA GTCCCTCTCGTGA
- the Taf8 gene encoding transcription initiation factor TFIID subunit 8 isoform X4, whose product MADAAAGPGGSGTRPGSKQSTNPADNYHLARRRTLQVVVSSLLTEAGFESAEKASVETLTEMLQSYISEIGRSAKSYCEHTARTQPTLSDIVVTLVEMGFNVDTLPAYAKRSQRMVITAPPVTNQPVTPKALTAGQNRPHPPHIPSHFPEFPDPHTYIKTPTYREPVSDYQVLREKAASQRRDVERALTRFMAKTGETQSLFKDDVSTFPLIAARPFTIPYLTALLPSELEIQQMEETDSSEQDEQTDTENIALHISTNSSLSGSRNGEESIIDNPYLRPVKKPKIRRKKSLS is encoded by the exons ATGGCCGACGCGGCGGCCGGGCCTGGTGGCTCTGGAACG AGACCAGGAAGTAAGCAGTCCACTAACCCTGCTGATAACTACCACCTGGCTCGGAGGAGGACTctgcaagtggttgtgagctcctTGCTGACTGAGGCAGGATTTGAGAGCGCCGAGAAAGCATCTGTGGAAACACTGACAGAGATGCTGCAGAGCT ACATCTCAGAAATCGGGAGGAGTGCCAAGTCTTACTGCGAGCACACAGCCAGGACTCAGCCCACACTGTCGGATATCGTGGTCACACTGGTTGAAATGG GGTTCAATGTGGACACTCTTCCTGCTTATGCAAAACGGTCTCAGAGGATGGTCATCACTGCAC CTCCGGTGACCAATCAGCCAGTGACACCCAAGGCCCTCACTGCAGGGCAAAACCGACCCCACCCACCACACATCCCCAGCCATTTTCCTGAGTTTCCGGATCCCCACACCTACATCAAAACTCCA ACATACCGTGAACCGGTGTCTGACTACCAGGTCCTTCGAGAGAAGGCTGCATCTCAGAGGCGAGACGTGGAGCGAGCCCTCACCCGGTTCATGGCCAAGACGGGCGAGACCCAGAGTCTTTTCAAGGATGACGTCAGCACTTTCCCCT TGATTGCTGCCAGACCTTTCACCATCCCCTACCTCACAGCCTTGCTTCCCTCTGAGCTGGAGATCCAGCAGATGGAAGAGACAGACTCCTCGGAACAGGatgagcagacagacacagagaacatcGCTCTTCATATCAGCACG AACTCCTCCTTGTCTGGCAGCCGGAATGGGGAGGAGAGCATCATCGATAACCCGTATCTGCGCCCTGTGAAGAAACCCAAGATCCGCAGGAAGAA GTCCCTCTCGTGA
- the Taf8 gene encoding transcription initiation factor TFIID subunit 8 isoform X5: MADAAAGPGGSGTRPGSKQSTNPADNYHLARRRTLQVVVSSLLTEAGFESAEKASVETLTEMLQSYISEIGRSAKSYCEHTARTQPTLSDIVVTLVEMGFNVDTLPAYAKRSQRMVITAPPVTNQPVTPKALTAGQNRPHPPHIPSHFPEFPDPHTYIKTPTYREPVSDYQVLREKAASQRRDVERALTRFMAKTGETQSLFKDDVSTFPLIAARPFTIPYLTALLPSELEIQQMEETDSSEQDEQTDTENIALHISTAHPEAST; encoded by the exons ATGGCCGACGCGGCGGCCGGGCCTGGTGGCTCTGGAACG AGACCAGGAAGTAAGCAGTCCACTAACCCTGCTGATAACTACCACCTGGCTCGGAGGAGGACTctgcaagtggttgtgagctcctTGCTGACTGAGGCAGGATTTGAGAGCGCCGAGAAAGCATCTGTGGAAACACTGACAGAGATGCTGCAGAGCT ACATCTCAGAAATCGGGAGGAGTGCCAAGTCTTACTGCGAGCACACAGCCAGGACTCAGCCCACACTGTCGGATATCGTGGTCACACTGGTTGAAATGG GGTTCAATGTGGACACTCTTCCTGCTTATGCAAAACGGTCTCAGAGGATGGTCATCACTGCAC CTCCGGTGACCAATCAGCCAGTGACACCCAAGGCCCTCACTGCAGGGCAAAACCGACCCCACCCACCACACATCCCCAGCCATTTTCCTGAGTTTCCGGATCCCCACACCTACATCAAAACTCCA ACATACCGTGAACCGGTGTCTGACTACCAGGTCCTTCGAGAGAAGGCTGCATCTCAGAGGCGAGACGTGGAGCGAGCCCTCACCCGGTTCATGGCCAAGACGGGCGAGACCCAGAGTCTTTTCAAGGATGACGTCAGCACTTTCCCCT TGATTGCTGCCAGACCTTTCACCATCCCCTACCTCACAGCCTTGCTTCCCTCTGAGCTGGAGATCCAGCAGATGGAAGAGACAGACTCCTCGGAACAGGatgagcagacagacacagagaacatcGCTCTTCATATCAGCACG
- the Taf8 gene encoding transcription initiation factor TFIID subunit 8 isoform X6, which yields MLQSYISEIGRSAKSYCEHTARTQPTLSDIVVTLVEMGFNVDTLPAYAKRSQRMVITAPPVTNQPVTPKALTAGQNRPHPPHIPSHFPEFPDPHTYIKTPTYREPVSDYQVLREKAASQRRDVERALTRFMAKTGETQSLFKDDVSTFPLIAARPFTIPYLTALLPSELEIQQMEETDSSEQDEQTDTENIALHISTTPKLALAVGTVSLLMPLVLCSISAFAQRMAPELRRKTLLSCSRTPPCLAAGMGRRASSITRICAL from the exons ATGCTGCAGAGCT ACATCTCAGAAATCGGGAGGAGTGCCAAGTCTTACTGCGAGCACACAGCCAGGACTCAGCCCACACTGTCGGATATCGTGGTCACACTGGTTGAAATGG GGTTCAATGTGGACACTCTTCCTGCTTATGCAAAACGGTCTCAGAGGATGGTCATCACTGCAC CTCCGGTGACCAATCAGCCAGTGACACCCAAGGCCCTCACTGCAGGGCAAAACCGACCCCACCCACCACACATCCCCAGCCATTTTCCTGAGTTTCCGGATCCCCACACCTACATCAAAACTCCA ACATACCGTGAACCGGTGTCTGACTACCAGGTCCTTCGAGAGAAGGCTGCATCTCAGAGGCGAGACGTGGAGCGAGCCCTCACCCGGTTCATGGCCAAGACGGGCGAGACCCAGAGTCTTTTCAAGGATGACGTCAGCACTTTCCCCT TGATTGCTGCCAGACCTTTCACCATCCCCTACCTCACAGCCTTGCTTCCCTCTGAGCTGGAGATCCAGCAGATGGAAGAGACAGACTCCTCGGAACAGGatgagcagacagacacagagaacatcGCTCTTCATATCAGCACG ACACCAAAGCTGGCTCTGGCTGTGGGCACAGTCTCTCTCCTCATGCCGCTGGTGCTCTGCTCTATTTCGGCTTTTGCTCAAAGGATGGCCCCGGAGCTGAGAAGGAAAACGCTTCTGTCCTGCAGCAGAACTCCTCCTTGTCTGGCAGCCGGAATGGGGAGGAGAGCATCATCGATAACCCGTATCTGCGCCCTGTGA